In a genomic window of Flavobacterium crassostreae:
- a CDS encoding helix-turn-helix domain-containing protein, with product METPENQPVRRRNGKQVSFEYKLSVIQQINNGQISLNYASKKYAISKSTIEYWMKKLTNYEQTNKSISKDDEIRLLKNKIEDLEGIKAFQQEVIIEFESVTGEELSKKYLPDWLANEIQKKKKKLLK from the coding sequence ATGGAAACACCCGAAAATCAGCCCGTCCGAAGAAGAAACGGAAAACAAGTAAGTTTTGAATACAAACTTTCTGTAATTCAACAAATCAATAATGGACAAATTTCTTTAAATTACGCTTCTAAAAAATACGCTATTTCAAAAAGCACAATCGAATACTGGATGAAGAAACTAACCAATTACGAGCAAACCAATAAATCTATAAGTAAAGACGATGAAATTCGTTTGCTAAAAAATAAAATAGAAGATTTAGAGGGAATTAAAGCATTTCAACAAGAGGTAATCATTGAATTTGAGTCTGTTACTGGGGAGGAACTTTCAAAAAAGTACTTGCCCGATTGGTTAGCAAACGAAATTCAGAAAAAGAAGAAAAAGCTTTTAAAATAA
- a CDS encoding DDE-type integrase/transposase/recombinase has translation MVSKRNSEKEEKAFKIKWIYESIGISKQAYYQRIESYKIKEIRNNIVIDLVLEIRERMPGTGTRKLLNHLKEKFVQHNIKMGRDALFDLLRVRGLFIKRTKRFHITTDSKHYFYKSPNLLYNLAITHAEQVFVADITYVKTDAGHAYLALVTDAYSRKIMGWSLENNMRVEMVKNALNMAYKNCIFNHKNIIHRFWAWRRWGLKSTKVQI, from the coding sequence TTGGTTAGCAAACGAAATTCAGAAAAAGAAGAAAAAGCTTTTAAAATAAAATGGATTTACGAATCAATCGGGATTAGTAAACAAGCTTATTATCAAAGAATTGAATCCTATAAAATCAAAGAAATACGCAATAACATTGTGATTGATTTGGTCTTGGAAATACGCGAAAGAATGCCAGGAACAGGAACAAGAAAACTCTTAAATCACTTAAAAGAAAAGTTTGTTCAACATAACATAAAAATGGGCAGAGATGCGCTGTTTGATTTGCTCAGAGTTAGAGGTTTATTCATAAAGAGAACCAAACGTTTTCACATCACAACGGACTCTAAACACTATTTTTACAAGTCTCCTAACCTACTCTATAACTTAGCAATAACACACGCTGAACAAGTTTTTGTTGCAGATATAACTTATGTAAAAACCGATGCAGGACACGCTTATTTAGCCTTGGTAACAGATGCCTATTCTCGAAAAATAATGGGTTGGTCATTAGAGAACAATATGCGGGTAGAAATGGTTAAAAACGCACTTAATATGGCTTATAAAAATTGTATTTTTAACCATAAAAACATAATTCATCGTTTTTGGGCTTGGCGAAGGTGGGGGTTAAAAAGTACTAAAGTTCAAATTTAG